TGGACTACGAGCTAGAAGCAATGCAAATATCTCCAGAAATGAAAGTACTGGATGCCGGATGTGGTGTGGGCCGCCCAGCACTTCATTTTGCTCAAAAAAGTGGTGCCCAGATAGAAGCCATCAGCATCTCACAGCGACAAATCGACTATGCAAATAACCTGAAAGGTAAATTCAATACCGGAAATGTAACCTTCACCAAACTGGACTATCACAGGATTCAGGAGTACTTTGGTAATAGCCAATTTGACCGGATCTACTTTCTGGAATCATTCGGACACTCCACCAAAAAAAAGGAACTTCTCAAAAGTGTTTGGGATGCACTCAAGCCAGGTGGGGAAGTATACATCAAGGATCTTTTTTGCCGGGTGACAGACAGCCGAAAAGATCAGAAGGTCATCAATAGGGAGATTGCTAAAATCAATCAACAATACCACTACGAGATATCAAACCTTACACAGTTTCTGGACATGGCAAGAAAAATGGGGTTCGTTTTGAAGCTAGTGAAAACCATAGACATAAAACTTGAAGCCTTCGAAAACCTGGCAATTTCCAACAAATTCCAGGAACTCACAGGCATTTATAAGATTGAAAGTTTTGATGGGTACATTTTTCCAGTAGACTTTCTGGAAGTAAAACTTTACAAGCCGGCTTTCAATATGGAGGAAGCTAAGGATCGCTACTTTCTACAAAACCTTTTTTACAAAAACATTCGTTCATGATCATCACACCGGACTTTGTATGGACCCACATGGCCAAGACCGGAGGCTACTCCGTGCACCGGATGATTTCGCTGGTAGGGGATGAAAACATCCAGTTAGATCCTCTGGGTGGAGAGTGGTCAGACTACCGCCGGCATGAACCTTTTTGGATGAGGTCCGAAAAATGTGGATATGACATCACCGCGAATAAGATTAAAGTGCTGACCATACGCCGGCTGCCCGCCTGGATTTTGAGCTTTGGTGAATTCAAGAAGCGAGAAGAAGGATTTGAATTCGACCTTCAGGAGCTCTCTAAGGGATATTTCAAACATGAAAAACGGGACATGGTCTCCGGTGGCTTATCTGATCCCGGATCATATGACACTCATCATGCAGACGAAGCACTGGCATACTACCGACCAGAAACCATCGATCACTGGTGGAAACAGGAATCGCTGAATGAAGATGTGGTCTGTTTTCTCGGAAGATTTTACACCCTCACACCCCTCCAAATCAAACAGATGAGCTGTTCACATGAAAATTCAAATGAATATGACCGAAACCTCGGTAAACGCTTCTCACAGAGGCAATTAGAAGAACTCTATCATAACTGCCCGCTCTGGTCCACTTATGAGCAAAAGGTATATGGGTCACTTTTGGTATAAACTCCGGCTCTCGCACCCGTGGAGATACAAAGCACCCGTGCTTCTGGCCTGTGTGTATATGGTATTTATCAAAAAACAGACCTCCTTATCAGAAATGGCACCCTGGTTGGGTTTGTCATTGGTCACTATTGTAGGTATTGCGGGCATAGGCTATCTTATCAATGATTTTTCCGACAGACAGTCAGACGGAAAAGCCGGAAAACCCAACTTCTTTATTGATACAAGCCAACTGAAGGTGGCTCTGTCAATCACTGTCCTCACTTGCTGCGCCATCGGTCCTTGGTATTTCTTTCCAATGGACAGGCTTAGCTGGGTTCTGTTTACTGGCGAACTGGTCTGCTTTATTATCTACTCCTTGCCCCCATTCAGGCTCAAAAAAAACATCTGGGTGGCTCCTATTCTGGACGCTCTATATGCCCATGTATTGCCCGTAATCCTGGCCACCCATACCTTTCTGCTCATTACTCATGCTGAATTTTCCTTCCTCCATATGGCTGCCCTTGTATCATGGCAGCTGACACTGGGCATTCGTTTGCTCATCAACCATCTGGTAGAAGACCGACCACATGATCTTTTGAATTATCACACACTGGCTACTCAGTACAGTGCCCACCGGATTCGTAGATTCCTTTGGTACACGATGTTGATAGAATTACTTCTGTTCACATCGGTACTATTCTTCGCTTCCAACTTGTTCATTAGTATATCGACCGGCTTGGTACTGCTGGCCTTTACGCTCAAACAGAAATCACGGTATTCTTTTGTGGAAAATGTACCTGATTCATTTTACCGCAAGCTATTAGGAGGAGGACTGACTGTCGTGCTTATCTTTACTCATGGCTCAGCCTATGTGCTCTTACTGATGATCCATATGATCCTTTTCCCTGTGGGTCAGAGCCACGAACTCCGAAAAGTACTAAGCAAGCTGTATCAAATAGGCTCCGTCATCGTCAATTACGGTATCTATTACTTTAGAAGATTCGTTTTACGTCAATCAGAAAAACAAGCCCGCCGGGAATATTATGAGCAAGACCTAATCAATAAAACCAACCAAATGAAGTCTGACCAACTGGGTAGCATCACTATTGCTAATTTGAATCTTAACAAGTATTCTGAAACATACATCCATGAATACAAGAATCAGTTGCCATATGGGGTAGACTTCCTCTACGGTGGCTACCCACCTGTTTTTGATGAATTTGGTCAACCATTAATTAAATCCAAAAGCTCCATCAACAGCAAGCGGCAGTTACAGGATGCCATCGTGCAAAGACTAAACAAGACCAGATCGAGACTGGTACTGGCTCATTTTGGCCCCATGGCAGTCAGAATGCTCCCGATTTGCAGAGCTGCTGGAGTTCCCATGGCTGCCTATTTTCATGCATACGACGTTCACCACAAAGACCAATTAGAAGCGCACCTAGCGGGTTATTTAGATGTCTTCAATCATGCCCATTTGCTCATAGGTAGCAGTCAGGAGGTGATCAAAAAACTCAATGAAATGGGTGCTCCGGAGCAAAAGTTAAAGTACCTGCCCGCATATGTCGATCTCACCCGCTTCACCTATGTCGATCATTCTTCGAACCAACCTAACCTCCTAAGTGTAGGAAGATTTGCGGATACCAAGGCTCCGCATCTGACCATATTAGCCTTTAAGCAAGTGTTGGAGGAGGTTCCCAATGCACGTCTGACCATGATCGGTGACGGTGAGCTGCTGGAAGCCTCCATATCACTGACCAAGGCCCTACAGATCGATCATAGGGTGAGTTTCCCGGGCGCAAGATCTCCAATGGAAATTTATGAGGAAATGAAAAACAGCCGGGTATTTCTACAGCACAGCATCACCACTCCTCTGAACCACGACAAAGAAGGCACACCGGTAGCCATCATGGAAGCCATGGCTTGCGGTCTCCCGGTTATCAGCACAGCCCATGCGGGAATAGCCGAACTCATCAGCCATGAGCAAAACGGGCTTTTGATACCAGAACTGGAAATCGCTCAGATGGCCGAACAAACCATCAGATGTTTGAAATCTGTAGAATTAAGTAAAAAGCTTGGGAAAAATGCCTCAGAAAGCATTCGCAGTAATCCTTTGATTACCGATCACATGCGGATAATCACTGAAATGATCAATCACTTTGGGCTGAAGCAAGGATAGTATCCACCCGCTGTTCCCATTCCGGGTAGCCTGAAATACTCGAGATTCTGGTAAGAAACAAATCCTCAAAATCCAACCCATCAGTCCGCTGCATGTTCAGGTTGGTCATAAAACCATAGCAGCTATCCTGAAGATTCACCTGGAGGTTCACCATGTAATCACGCCTGTACCATGAAGCATTCAGAGTGGGCTGAAGTGGGCCGGAAACATAAGCAGGATTGCAAATTTCATACCCTGTATCCAGGTAAGTTTCAGGTAAATATAAGTTAGCCCAGGATGTGTCATTTATAAAATAAAAATCATGGGTTCCCCCACTTGCCACGGCCTGAAGAAACTGAAAAAAATCACCGAGAGAATCTCCTTCAAAAAGTGCCGAATTATAATGTGCATCCTGAACTGAAACAAGCCCATCGGAGAGTTCCACCAGCGTAAGTTCGTGAGTGAATGGTGTATGCTCAATTCCAAAATTATAGGTGGCAGATTGGAAGCCCAGCTCCCGATAAACATCCCGGAGAAGGTAGCTTAACCGGCCGCATGAAATATGATAGATGGTTGTATCCATTTGCAACAGAAGATCCGATGGTAAACGCTGTCTCCAGTCAGGAAATCGCTCATCAAAGGCAATCTCAGCCGTAGGATCCAGTGCTCTGTGAGCATAAAGTGATAAGTGCCTTCTCACCACATTGACCTGATCAGACTCCTTCATCCGATCAAATAACAGTGGATCGAGATGAAGTGCGGAGATCGTTCCCTTGCGTTCATTTTCACCAGATTCACATGCCCACTGACAAGTCAACAACACTATAAAAAACAGGCTACCCCTCCACATATCGCTAAACTAATGAAGGAAAATCAAAAACTGCATGCCCTGATTTTATTCATCCGGCCGGACTCAAAACTGTATTCCTGTTTGACAGGATACCCCAAATCATAAGTATCTTTATCCGTTCGCATACCTAATTGGTCATGCAAGCATTTCTTATTTATCATTTGTGAAACAACCTACACTTAGCATTATACTTTGCGGCAGAAATGACCGATACGGCGATGACTTCATTGACCGACTGAAGCGAAGCCTTTTATGGAATGCCCAACTTGCAGCAAAACATCACATCCAGACTGAATTGGTTTTTATCAATTATCACCCTGAAGAAAATCAAAAATGCATCTCATCACTGGACATCTGGCCCACT
This Marinoscillum sp. 108 DNA region includes the following protein-coding sequences:
- a CDS encoding cyclopropane-fatty-acyl-phospholipid synthase family protein; this translates as MSNLFQLIKTYSPANIAREVYYSYLRSKDHAAGVGEFYNKHHQDFLEVYGELIQAFRTSDIDEILDYELEAMQISPEMKVLDAGCGVGRPALHFAQKSGAQIEAISISQRQIDYANNLKGKFNTGNVTFTKLDYHRIQEYFGNSQFDRIYFLESFGHSTKKKELLKSVWDALKPGGEVYIKDLFCRVTDSRKDQKVINREIAKINQQYHYEISNLTQFLDMARKMGFVLKLVKTIDIKLEAFENLAISNKFQELTGIYKIESFDGYIFPVDFLEVKLYKPAFNMEEAKDRYFLQNLFYKNIRS
- a CDS encoding glycosyltransferase yields the protein MGHFWYKLRLSHPWRYKAPVLLACVYMVFIKKQTSLSEMAPWLGLSLVTIVGIAGIGYLINDFSDRQSDGKAGKPNFFIDTSQLKVALSITVLTCCAIGPWYFFPMDRLSWVLFTGELVCFIIYSLPPFRLKKNIWVAPILDALYAHVLPVILATHTFLLITHAEFSFLHMAALVSWQLTLGIRLLINHLVEDRPHDLLNYHTLATQYSAHRIRRFLWYTMLIELLLFTSVLFFASNLFISISTGLVLLAFTLKQKSRYSFVENVPDSFYRKLLGGGLTVVLIFTHGSAYVLLLMIHMILFPVGQSHELRKVLSKLYQIGSVIVNYGIYYFRRFVLRQSEKQARREYYEQDLINKTNQMKSDQLGSITIANLNLNKYSETYIHEYKNQLPYGVDFLYGGYPPVFDEFGQPLIKSKSSINSKRQLQDAIVQRLNKTRSRLVLAHFGPMAVRMLPICRAAGVPMAAYFHAYDVHHKDQLEAHLAGYLDVFNHAHLLIGSSQEVIKKLNEMGAPEQKLKYLPAYVDLTRFTYVDHSSNQPNLLSVGRFADTKAPHLTILAFKQVLEEVPNARLTMIGDGELLEASISLTKALQIDHRVSFPGARSPMEIYEEMKNSRVFLQHSITTPLNHDKEGTPVAIMEAMACGLPVISTAHAGIAELISHEQNGLLIPELEIAQMAEQTIRCLKSVELSKKLGKNASESIRSNPLITDHMRIITEMINHFGLKQG